One Coregonus clupeaformis isolate EN_2021a chromosome 36, ASM2061545v1, whole genome shotgun sequence genomic window, ggtgtgtgtaataaacaagacaaaacaaatggaatgatgagatgaggagcggcagtggctagaaggccggtgacgacgaacgctgaagcctgcccgaacaaggaggggatgcagctttggaggaagttgtgacattTAGTGTCACTTTAGGACAGTGTGGGTTCAATAACCAAAACAATGTATGATGAATCACATTATATCAAGATTCATACATCATCAGAGAAAGACCCTGCGGTGACCAGCTCACTGAGGAGCGACAACAAGACTGCTGAAAGTTAGGTTGCTCCTAGTGCACACCATGAACAAATAAAATAAAGCAAAGCTCAAAGCATCAGTCCTGTTACACCTACTGTATTGTATTAACCCTTACTTACAGAATCAAGCCAAGCCTAACAATaatcttaaaggtccaatgcagccgtttttatctcaatatcaaataatttcaatGAAGTGATTGTTTTCATTgtaaatggtcaaaaagaaacaaaaataacttcttagcaaagagcaatttctcaagcaataattttgataGGACTGTCTGGTAGCGGTATGAGTAGGGAGGGGAAAACAGAAaatgagctgttattggcagcgatgtttggaactctctttcttattggtctattaactaatttaccgcatggtgatgtcactgtgtaaggccaaaactccatcccacaaaaacaggctgaaatttcaggtggtcatttcaaacagctcttacactgaaAGGGCATTATCATTATTTTCACAAGTTCACTGCATTATTCAAACCTCATAATGTGGAAATAtctataaaacacaggaaaatcacgtttttgactgcactggaccTTTAAGACCCTGCATTATTGTAGGGCTAACAGTTTCAGGGGCATCCTTCCTCGGTATGTCAACAGAAATGTCAATAGTGTTTACAATAGTTGATTGGTGATCAGTGACTTCAGGCTGTGCTGTGACCAGTTGCATGAAGACTCATCTTCTCGTTTTGCATCATACTACCTCCATTCAGACAGCTGTGCATTGCGATGGCTGGAACTGCTTGGGCTCATCTTCTTGAGCCAGAACCACACTTGGAGCAGATCAGATAGAATATCTCCGCCACATTCAGCAGCAGAGATGCGCACGCCACCCCCAGcatgaagatgatgaagatggTCTTCTCTGTTGGTCGTGACATGAAGCATTCTACAGTGAACGGACAGGGAGCTCTGCTGCATTCAATCTTGGGGTCCAGCACAAACCCATACAAGTAATACTGACCCACTATAAACACTATCTCCAGCAAAATCCTGAAGAAGATATTGACCATGTAACTGACCAGCAAGTCACCTTTGATTTTGACATGACCCTTCTCATCAGAATATTTAGGCATTTTCCCCATCTCATTGCCTGCCTGACTTAGCCGTTGCCTCAGTTTGTTCTCCTTGTGGATGACGTGCATGACATGTCCCAGATACACCAGCGTTGGGGTGGAGACGAAGATGATCTGAAGGACCCAGAAGCGGATGTGGGAGATGGGGAAGGCGTGGTCATAGCACACGTTCTTACAGCCGGGCTGTTTGGTATTGCAAATCATATTAGACTGCTCATCGCTCCACACCTTCTCTGCCCCGGCCCCCAGGACCATGATCCTGAAGATAAACAAGACAGTCATCCAAACTTTACCGACGACCGTGGAGTGTGACTGCACCTTGCCCA contains:
- the LOC121552185 gene encoding gap junction Cx32.2 protein; this translates as MGEWGFLSSLLGKVQSHSTVVGKVWMTVLFIFRIMVLGAGAEKVWSDEQSNMICNTKQPGCKNVCYDHAFPISHIRFWVLQIIFVSTPTLVYLGHVMHVIHKENKLRQRLSQAGNEMGKMPKYSDEKGHVKIKGDLLVSYMVNIFFRILLEIVFIVGQYYLYGFVLDPKIECSRAPCPFTVECFMSRPTEKTIFIIFMLGVACASLLLNVAEIFYLICSKCGSGSRR